The Magnetococcales bacterium genome has a window encoding:
- a CDS encoding DUF485 domain-containing protein — protein sequence MDHSGELDASQIARIRNNPKYKELVSKRSRFAWNLSFIMLFLYYAFILVIAFKPALLGIPIMAGSVISWGIPIGAGLIVAAFLLTGVYVRRANSEYDELTRQLKEEFK from the coding sequence ATGGACCACTCTGGCGAACTCGACGCAAGTCAGATAGCGCGCATTCGCAACAACCCCAAGTACAAGGAACTGGTTAGCAAACGCAGTCGTTTTGCCTGGAATCTCTCCTTCATCATGCTGTTCCTCTACTACGCCTTCATTCTGGTTATTGCCTTCAAGCCGGCTCTGCTGGGTATCCCGATAATGGCGGGCAGTGTCATCTCTTGGGGTATTCCGATCGGGGCGGGTCTTATCGTGGCGGCCTTTCTTCTCACCGGAGTCTATGTTCGTCGGGCCAACAGCGAATACGATGAATTGACCCGTCAGCTCAAAGAGGAGTTCAAGTAA